A window of Mesomycoplasma lagogenitalium contains these coding sequences:
- a CDS encoding DNA cytosine methyltransferase, with amino-acid sequence MKFSKFGVPQKRERVIFIGAKEKYKEKIDYIINQLKNYSEPVKTTKDAIYDLLNTPEDKEFSHIFSNHSAQMKEKIINTPVGKSAMKGYSDAFRKLDYNKPSYTVKENHGGVHLHPELPRVLTPRELARLQTFPDDFLFCRNKSQILKQIGNAVPCKLSFEIAKMIKKEMKNIK; translated from the coding sequence ATGAAATTTAGTAAATTTGGTGTTCCGCAAAAGAGAGAAAGAGTTATTTTTATTGGTGCAAAAGAAAAATATAAAGAAAAAATTGATTATATAATTAATCAATTAAAAAATTATAGTGAGCCAGTTAAAACAACAAAAGATGCTATATACGATTTGTTAAATACTCCAGAAGATAAAGAATTTAGCCATATTTTTTCTAATCATAGTGCTCAAATGAAAGAAAAAATAATAAATACTCCAGTAGGAAAAAGTGCTATGAAAGGTTATTCTGATGCTTTTAGGAAATTAGATTACAATAAACCGTCTTATACCGTGAAAGAAAATCATGGCGGAGTCCACTTACATCCAGAATTACCAAGAGTTTTAACTCCAAGAGAATTAGCAAGATTACAAACATTTCCCGATGATTTTCTTTTTTGCAGAAATAAATCACAAATACTTAAACAAATTGGAAATGCCGTTCCTTGTAAACTGTCATTTGAAATA
- a CDS encoding glycoside hydrolase family 1 protein, whose product MKSNFPKNFFWGGATAANQIEGAYNKDGRGLSIQEFLPKGSHGEVSDKVLDSNLKLNAIDFYHRWKEDIDLFKEMGFTALRMSISWSRIFPNGDDEKPNEKGLEFYDKVFSYLKELNIEPIVTLSHYETPYNLAKKYNGFASRKTIDFFMKYVQTVFERYKDKVKYWLTFNEINAILFSPLMAAGVLENRNDINLRFQAVHNTLLASAKVVKLAKEKYKDFKIGCMSIAIPIYTLTAHPDDNIAKMKKDWQNFFFFDVQARGSYPGYIKRYFKENNIDIKMEQGDEEILKNTVDFITFSYYLSTVADNNNNNLFNGFKPLINPTLKQTEWGWNVDPQGLRIILNTLWERYQKPLMIVENGFGAKDQLIEKDGIQTVEDDYRINYMKDHLIQANEAIADGVNLIGYTSWGPIDLVSAGTAQMSKRYGFIYVDLDDQGNGTLNRYKKASFNWYKKVIASNGKSLFEDENK is encoded by the coding sequence ATGAAAAGTAATTTTCCTAAAAACTTTTTTTGAGGCGGGGCAACAGCTGCAAATCAAATTGAAGGCGCATATAATAAAGACGGTAGAGGTTTAAGTATTCAAGAATTTTTACCAAAAGGTTCGCACGGAGAAGTATCAGATAAAGTTTTAGATAGCAATTTAAAATTAAATGCTATTGATTTTTATCATCGCTGAAAAGAGGATATTGACTTATTTAAAGAAATGGGATTCACCGCTTTAAGAATGTCAATTTCTTGATCGAGAATTTTCCCTAATGGAGATGATGAAAAACCCAATGAAAAAGGACTTGAATTTTATGATAAAGTATTTTCATATTTAAAAGAATTAAATATCGAACCAATTGTAACTTTAAGTCACTATGAAACTCCATATAATTTAGCTAAAAAATATAATGGATTTGCTTCAAGAAAAACTATTGATTTTTTTATGAAATATGTACAAACGGTATTTGAAAGATACAAAGATAAAGTTAAATATTGATTAACATTTAACGAAATTAATGCAATACTATTTTCTCCTCTTATGGCAGCAGGTGTACTCGAAAATAGAAATGATATAAATTTAAGATTTCAAGCAGTTCATAATACTTTATTAGCAAGTGCAAAAGTAGTAAAATTAGCAAAAGAAAAATATAAAGATTTTAAAATTGGATGTATGTCAATAGCAATTCCTATTTATACATTAACAGCACACCCAGATGATAATATTGCTAAAATGAAAAAAGATTGGCAAAATTTCTTTTTCTTTGATGTTCAAGCACGAGGATCATATCCAGGTTATATAAAACGTTATTTTAAAGAAAATAATATTGATATAAAAATGGAACAAGGCGATGAAGAAATTCTAAAAAATACCGTTGATTTTATAACTTTTTCATATTATTTATCAACAGTAGCGGATAATAATAATAATAATTTATTCAATGGCTTTAAGCCACTAATTAATCCAACATTGAAACAAACAGAATGAGGTTGAAATGTTGACCCACAAGGACTAAGAATTATTTTAAACACCTTATGAGAACGTTATCAAAAACCTTTAATGATAGTTGAAAACGGTTTTGGTGCCAAAGATCAATTAATTGAAAAAGATGGAATTCAAACAGTTGAAGATGATTATCGAATTAACTATATGAAAGATCATTTAATTCAAGCAAATGAGGCAATTGCTGATGGAGTTAATTTAATTGGATACACCTCTTGAGGTCCAATCGATTTAGTTTCAGCAGGAACAGCTCAAATGTCTAAACGTTATGGCTTTATTTATGTAGATTTAGATGATCAAGGAAACGGAACATTAAATCGTTATAAAAAAGCTTCATTTAATTGATATAAAAAAGTAATAGCTTCAAATGGAAAATCGCTTTTTGAAGATGAAAACAAGTAA
- a CDS encoding glucose PTS transporter subunit IIA, whose product MNYKKIAQEIIDNVGGKVNIVSVKHCMTRLRLVLQNENLANTDKIKKMAQVISVVKAGGQYQIIIGNEVKNVFNAVNEILGFINANNNNNNLNQDKKTKLLSRFLDFIVGVITPALPILIVSGLLKGIVATMSAFKVPSTDAMFIIMKALGDSTFNFLPVFIAYNVAKRKDINVYVAMSIAIFLVFPSIVYNFSGAVDGISVQQKQVADKIFVGTIFETDVYARIGKMPIIWPKGGYASSFIPIIIILLSVSKLNRFLKRVTPQALSMITTNLIVFFVGSFFGLLFIGPLASWAQQILNIAIKNIYNFSPILVGLIVGFFWQILVIFGLHWSLVPIALLEFASAANASPLAAIIFFPFVTQIGILLALMVLEKRKIDFSKGISALASAFFGITEPTIYGFTLSRKKTFVLSCVVSGIIGAIAGAFQIKVFGALASGFVRLPLFIDPVNGFNLNFYLTLILTFGGLFASFLLMLMFYKVKLPEKAMVKINAFNTKMSNGYSDFKTKLNNYVVIPVKTHTIDKLVVAKSNLKSKIQAKMSKNNVIKFKKPGDYLPLEKVNDQAFASKSLGKGIAFNNFNNNALIASQDFTVVFVAETKHAIALKTKTGIDILIHIGIDTVNLNGKYFKSDLKVNDVVKKGETIIEFDYQKITEEGYDNSLMITLPTKEQYKDIEIKETKDHIEMRIK is encoded by the coding sequence ATGAATTATAAAAAAATTGCTCAAGAAATAATTGATAATGTCGGTGGAAAAGTCAACATCGTTAGTGTAAAACACTGTATGACCAGATTACGTTTAGTTTTACAAAATGAAAATTTAGCAAATACTGACAAAATAAAAAAGATGGCACAAGTAATTAGTGTTGTTAAAGCTGGCGGGCAATATCAAATTATTATCGGAAATGAAGTTAAAAATGTTTTTAATGCAGTTAATGAAATTTTAGGTTTTATTAATGCAAATAATAATAATAATAATTTAAATCAAGATAAAAAGACTAAATTACTTTCTCGTTTTCTCGATTTTATCGTTGGTGTTATTACACCAGCATTGCCGATTTTAATTGTTTCTGGACTTTTAAAAGGAATAGTTGCAACAATGAGTGCATTTAAAGTTCCGTCAACTGATGCGATGTTTATAATTATGAAAGCACTAGGAGATTCGACATTTAATTTTCTTCCAGTATTTATAGCATATAATGTCGCCAAAAGAAAAGACATAAATGTTTATGTAGCAATGTCCATTGCAATTTTTCTAGTATTTCCATCAATTGTCTATAATTTTTCAGGAGCTGTTGATGGCATTAGTGTGCAACAAAAACAAGTAGCAGATAAAATTTTTGTAGGAACCATTTTTGAAACTGACGTTTATGCTAGAATAGGGAAAATGCCTATTATTTGACCAAAAGGAGGTTATGCTTCTTCGTTCATTCCTATCATTATTATTTTATTATCTGTATCAAAATTAAATAGATTTTTAAAAAGAGTGACACCACAAGCTCTTTCGATGATAACAACTAATTTAATTGTCTTTTTTGTTGGATCATTTTTTGGTCTTTTATTCATCGGACCATTAGCATCATGGGCGCAACAAATTTTAAATATCGCCATTAAAAATATTTACAACTTTTCTCCAATATTGGTTGGATTAATTGTAGGTTTTTTCTGACAAATACTAGTAATTTTTGGACTTCATTGATCGCTAGTTCCAATTGCTTTATTAGAATTTGCAAGTGCAGCAAATGCTTCACCACTAGCTGCAATAATTTTCTTTCCTTTTGTAACCCAAATTGGAATTTTATTAGCTTTAATGGTTTTAGAAAAAAGAAAAATAGATTTTTCAAAGGGAATTAGTGCTCTAGCAAGTGCTTTTTTTGGAATTACTGAACCAACAATTTATGGTTTTACATTGTCGCGGAAAAAGACATTTGTATTATCTTGTGTAGTATCAGGAATAATAGGAGCAATAGCGGGTGCATTTCAAATTAAAGTTTTTGGTGCACTGGCATCTGGTTTTGTTCGTTTACCATTGTTTATAGATCCTGTAAATGGATTTAATTTAAACTTTTATTTAACATTAATATTAACTTTTGGAGGACTTTTTGCATCGTTTTTATTAATGCTAATGTTTTATAAAGTTAAATTACCTGAAAAAGCAATGGTTAAAATTAATGCATTTAATACAAAAATGTCAAATGGTTATTCTGATTTTAAAACCAAATTAAATAATTATGTTGTTATTCCTGTTAAAACACATACAATAGATAAGTTAGTTGTTGCAAAAAGCAATTTAAAAAGTAAAATACAAGCAAAAATGTCAAAAAATAATGTTATTAAATTTAAAAAACCAGGAGATTATTTACCTTTAGAAAAAGTCAATGATCAAGCATTTGCTAGCAAAAGTTTAGGAAAGGGAATTGCATTTAATAATTTTAATAATAATGCCCTTATCGCATCACAGGATTTTACAGTGGTTTTTGTCGCTGAAACCAAGCATGCAATTGCTTTAAAAACTAAAACTGGAATTGATATTTTAATTCACATTGGAATCGATACAGTTAATTTAAATGGCAAATACTTTAAAAGTGATTTAAAGGTAAACGATGTAGTGAAAAAGGGTGAAACAATAATCGAATTTGATTATCAAAAAATAACAGAAGAAGGTTATGATAATTCATTGATGATTACATTGCCAACTAAAGAACAATATAAAGATATTGAAATAAAAGAAACAAAAGATCATATAGAAATGAGGATAAAATAA
- a CDS encoding glycoside hydrolase family 1 protein yields the protein MKSNFPKNFFWGGAIAANQVEGSYNKDGRGLSIQEFLPQGAFGKITDKVLDSNLKLNAIDFYHRWKEDIDLFKEMGFTALRMSISWSRIFPNGDDEKPNEKGLEFYDKVFSYLKELNIEPIVTLSHYETPYNLAKKYNGFASRKTVDFFMNYVQTVFERYKDKVKYWLTFNEINAILFSPFMAAGVLENQEDVNTQFQAVHNTLLASAKVVKLAKEKYKDFKIGCMSIGMPIYTLTAHPNDNIAKMKKDWQNFFFFDVQARGSYPGYIKRYFKENNIDIKMEQGDEEILKNTVDFITFSYYFSTVTDGKDELFNGFHHTPNPTLKQSEWGWTIDPQGLRIILNTLWERYQKPLMIVENGFGAKDQLIEKDGIQTVEDDYRINYMKDHLIQANEAIADGVNLIGYTSWGPIDLVSASTAQMSKRYGFIYVDLDDQGNGTLNRYKKASFNWYKKVIASNGKSLFENKK from the coding sequence ATGAAAAGTAATTTTCCTAAAAACTTTTTTTGAGGTGGCGCAATAGCGGCAAATCAAGTTGAAGGTTCGTATAATAAAGATGGTAGAGGTTTAAGTATTCAAGAGTTTTTACCACAAGGTGCTTTTGGAAAAATAACAGACAAAGTTTTAGATAGCAATTTAAAATTAAATGCTATTGATTTTTATCATCGCTGAAAAGAAGACATTGACTTATTTAAAGAAATGGGGTTCACCGCTTTAAGAATGTCGATTTCTTGATCAAGAATTTTTCCTAATGGAGATGATGAAAAACCAAATGAAAAAGGACTTGAATTTTATGATAAAGTATTTTCATATTTAAAAGAGTTAAATATCGAACCTATTGTAACTTTAAGTCACTATGAAACTCCATATAATTTAGCTAAAAAATATAATGGATTTGCTTCAAGAAAAACCGTTGACTTTTTTATGAACTATGTACAAACGGTATTTGAAAGATATAAAGATAAAGTTAAATATTGATTAACATTCAACGAAATTAATGCAATACTATTTTCACCATTTATGGCAGCCGGTGTACTTGAAAATCAAGAAGATGTAAATACACAATTTCAAGCAGTTCATAATACTTTATTAGCAAGCGCAAAAGTAGTAAAATTAGCAAAAGAAAAATACAAAGATTTTAAAATTGGATGTATGTCAATTGGAATGCCCATTTATACATTAACAGCTCATCCAAATGATAATATTGCTAAAATGAAAAAAGATTGACAAAATTTCTTTTTCTTTGATGTTCAAGCACGAGGATCATATCCAGGTTATATAAAACGCTATTTTAAAGAAAATAACATTGATATAAAAATGGAGCAAGGAGATGAAGAAATTTTAAAAAACACTGTTGATTTTATAACTTTTTCATATTATTTTTCAACAGTCACTGATGGTAAAGATGAATTATTTAATGGATTCCATCATACTCCAAATCCAACTTTAAAACAAAGTGAATGAGGTTGAACAATTGACCCGCAAGGACTAAGAATTATCTTAAACACTTTATGAGAACGTTATCAAAAACCTTTAATGATAGTTGAAAACGGATTTGGTGCTAAAGATCAATTAATTGAAAAAGATGGAATTCAAACAGTTGAAGATGATTATCGAATTAACTACATGAAAGACCATTTAATTCAAGCAAATGAGGCAATTGCTGATGGAGTTAATTTAATTGGCTATACTTCTTGAGGTCCAATTGATTTAGTTTCAGCATCTACTGCCCAAATGTCAAAACGTTATGGCTTTATTTATGTAGATTTAGATGATCAAGGAAATGGAACATTAAATCGTTATAAAAAAGCTTCATTTAATTGATATAAAAAAGTAATAGCTTCAAATGGGAAATCGCTTTTTGAAAATAAAAAGTAA
- a CDS encoding glucose PTS transporter subunit IIA, with product MNYKNIAQQIIDNVGGKTNIINAKHCMTRLRLILKDENLANTEKVKKISKVISVVKAGGQYQIIIGNEVKYIFDAVIEILGLSGEISNNLSSNNVKKTTLLNKFIDFIVATITPVISILIVSGLFKGLVAILGAANVPANNTMYIILAGMGDATFAFLPVYIAYNVAKRKDINIFVAMGIALFLIMPTIVYNFSGIVDGANSTAKEPIDVIFANTIFESKIYAKLGQMPIIWPSGGYTSSFIPIIAILLIVSKLNRFLKRVTPEALSSITTNSIVFFVGAFGGLLFIGPVISWMQQILNYVINSIYEFSPIATGLLLGFFWQILVIFGLHWSVVPIVILQLASGASQIGAIIFLPFVSQIGILLALMLLERKTIDLPKATGAFASAIFGITEPTIYGFTLSRKKLFFLSCLVSGILGAIAGAFKLEAYANPLGLTNLPLFITPNVPISENTNFWVAIALSFGGILLAFGLMLMFYKVKLPEKAMVKINAFNSKISNGYSNFKTKVNNYVVIPVKTHTIDKLVVAKSNLKNKTQAKMSKNNIIKFKKPGNYLPLEKVNDQAFASESLGKGIAFNNFNNNALIASQDFTVVFVAETKHAIALKTKTGIDILIHIGIDTVNLNGKYFKSDLKANDIIKKGDKIIEFNYQKIKEEGYDNSLMITLPTKEQYKDIEIKETKDYIEMRVK from the coding sequence ATGAATTATAAAAACATTGCTCAGCAAATCATTGATAATGTTGGAGGAAAAACAAATATTATCAATGCAAAACATTGTATGACAAGGTTGAGATTAATATTAAAAGATGAAAATTTAGCTAATACAGAAAAAGTTAAAAAAATTAGCAAAGTTATTAGTGTTGTTAAAGCTGGCGGACAATATCAAATCATTATCGGAAATGAAGTTAAATACATTTTCGATGCCGTAATTGAAATTTTAGGTTTAAGTGGCGAAATATCAAATAATTTAAGTTCTAATAATGTTAAAAAAACAACTTTATTAAATAAATTTATTGATTTTATAGTTGCGACAATTACACCAGTAATTTCTATTTTAATAGTTTCGGGGTTATTTAAAGGGCTTGTAGCAATTTTAGGTGCCGCAAATGTTCCTGCGAATAACACAATGTACATTATATTAGCAGGAATGGGGGATGCAACATTTGCTTTTCTTCCTGTTTACATTGCATATAATGTTGCTAAAAGAAAAGATATTAATATCTTTGTCGCGATGGGGATTGCATTATTTTTAATTATGCCAACCATTGTTTATAATTTTTCAGGAATAGTCGATGGTGCTAATTCCACAGCAAAAGAACCAATTGATGTTATTTTTGCTAATACGATATTTGAATCGAAAATTTATGCCAAACTTGGTCAAATGCCAATAATTTGACCAAGTGGAGGATATACCTCTTCATTTATTCCGATCATCGCTATTTTATTAATTGTATCTAAATTAAATCGTTTTTTAAAAAGAGTAACACCAGAAGCACTTTCTTCAATTACTACAAATTCCATTGTATTTTTTGTTGGAGCATTTGGCGGTTTATTATTTATCGGACCAGTTATTTCCTGAATGCAACAAATATTAAATTATGTTATTAATTCTATATATGAATTTTCTCCAATAGCAACAGGGTTGCTTTTAGGTTTTTTCTGACAAATTTTAGTAATTTTCGGTCTTCATTGATCAGTTGTTCCGATTGTTATTTTACAATTAGCATCAGGAGCATCACAAATTGGGGCGATTATCTTTTTACCATTTGTTTCGCAAATAGGAATTTTATTAGCATTAATGCTTTTAGAAAGAAAAACAATTGATTTGCCTAAAGCTACAGGAGCATTTGCTAGTGCAATTTTCGGAATTACTGAACCAACAATTTATGGATTTACTTTATCTAGAAAAAAATTATTCTTTTTATCTTGTTTGGTTTCTGGTATTTTAGGAGCAATAGCAGGAGCATTTAAATTAGAAGCATATGCAAATCCGTTAGGATTAACTAATTTACCATTATTTATCACACCAAATGTACCGATAAGTGAAAATACCAATTTTTGAGTTGCAATCGCTTTATCTTTCGGTGGAATTTTATTAGCTTTTGGATTAATGCTAATGTTTTATAAAGTTAAATTGCCTGAAAAAGCAATGGTTAAAATTAATGCATTTAATTCAAAAATATCAAATGGTTATTCTAATTTTAAAACCAAAGTAAATAATTATGTTGTTATTCCTGTTAAAACACATACAATTGACAAATTAGTTGTTGCAAAAAGCAATTTAAAAAATAAAACACAAGCAAAAATGTCAAAAAATAATATTATTAAATTTAAAAAACCAGGAAATTATTTACCTTTAGAAAAAGTCAATGATCAAGCATTTGCTAGTGAAAGTTTAGGAAAGGGAATTGCATTTAATAATTTTAATAATAATGCCCTTATTGCATCACAAGATTTTACAGTAGTTTTTGTTGCTGAAACCAAACATGCAATTGCTTTAAAAACTAAAACTGGAATTGATATTTTAATTCACATTGGAATTGATACAGTTAATTTAAATGGTAAATACTTTAAAAGTGATTTAAAGGCAAATGATATAATTAAAAAAGGCGATAAAATTATAGAGTTCAATTACCAAAAAATAAAAGAAGAAGGTTATGATAATTCATTGATGATTACATTACCAACTAAAGAACAATATAAAGATATTGAAATAAAAGAAACAAAAGATTATATAGAAATGAGGGTAAAATAA
- a CDS encoding phosphoglycerate kinase: MHLTSKKTIDDLQLKGKKVLIRVDFNVPIKDGKITSVKRIVSSLPTINKVLEEGGKAIVFSHLGRVKEEADKTKKSLKPVVYELANQLGRNIIYVDQTRGAKLEHAIEKMQDGEILVFENTRFEDLNNKAESKNDPELGKYWASLGDVFINDAFGTAHRAHASNVGIASNIAESAMGYLLEKEVKALSKIVHNPIKPFVAIIGGAKISDKIGVVSSLLEKADKVIIGGGMAYTFNKALGFNIGNSLVEEDKIELAKEYLEKYKDKIILPVDHASATSFEDQERILNPSHPLQIPENTMGLDIDQYSIELFKSELEGAKTVLWNGPMGVTEFSNFKYGTEAVAKEISKLEDAYSVIGGGDSVAAVENLGFEDAFSHISTGGGASIEFLEGKELPGIKAIQDK, translated from the coding sequence ATGCATTTAACAAGCAAAAAAACAATAGATGATTTACAATTAAAAGGAAAAAAAGTTTTAATAAGAGTTGATTTTAATGTTCCTATCAAAGATGGAAAAATAACTTCAGTAAAAAGAATAGTATCTTCTTTACCTACAATAAATAAAGTACTTGAAGAAGGTGGAAAAGCAATTGTTTTTTCTCATCTAGGAAGAGTAAAAGAAGAAGCTGATAAAACTAAAAAATCCTTAAAACCTGTTGTTTATGAATTAGCAAATCAATTAGGAAGAAATATTATTTATGTTGATCAAACAAGAGGTGCTAAATTAGAACATGCAATCGAAAAAATGCAAGATGGTGAAATTTTAGTATTTGAAAACACAAGATTTGAAGATTTAAATAATAAAGCCGAATCTAAAAATGATCCTGAGTTAGGAAAATACTGAGCATCATTAGGAGATGTATTTATTAATGATGCTTTCGGTACAGCTCACAGAGCTCATGCTTCTAATGTTGGTATTGCTTCGAATATCGCTGAATCAGCTATGGGATATTTACTAGAAAAAGAAGTAAAAGCACTATCGAAAATAGTTCACAATCCTATTAAACCATTTGTAGCAATTATTGGAGGAGCGAAAATTTCAGATAAAATCGGTGTTGTTTCATCATTATTAGAAAAAGCAGATAAAGTTATTATTGGTGGCGGAATGGCATATACTTTCAATAAGGCGCTAGGATTTAATATCGGTAATTCTTTAGTTGAAGAAGATAAAATCGAATTAGCGAAAGAATATTTAGAAAAATATAAAGATAAAATTATTTTACCTGTTGATCATGCTTCAGCAACAAGTTTTGAAGATCAAGAAAGAATTTTAAATCCTTCTCACCCACTACAAATTCCAGAAAATACAATGGGGCTAGATATTGATCAATATTCTATTGAATTATTTAAATCTGAATTAGAAGGTGCTAAAACAGTTTTATGAAATGGACCAATGGGAGTAACAGAATTTTCTAATTTTAAATACGGAACTGAAGCTGTTGCAAAAGAAATATCTAAATTAGAAGATGCTTATTCAGTTATTGGTGGTGGCGATTCAGTTGCCGCTGTTGAAAATTTAGGATTTGAAGATGCATTTAGTCACATTTCTACAGGTGGCGGAGCTTCTATCGAATTTTTAGAAGGAAAAGAACTTCCTGGAATTAAAGCAATTCAAGATAAATAA
- the tsaD gene encoding tRNA (adenosine(37)-N6)-threonylcarbamoyltransferase complex transferase subunit TsaD: MTILAIETSHDDSSIAILENNKILKNIIFSQIDIHAKYGGTIPEIASREHVNNIALILQEIKKVIKLDKIDYIAYTKEPGLIGALQVGYLFASAISLAINKPLIAINHLDGHFFSGAIDNEILYPALGLLVSGGHTQILYAENENNIKIIGETLDDAVGEAYDKVARKLNLGFPGGPLIDKEYWNYSGKRTSIKLTKPKTEEIYDFSLSGIKTQVINIINNFENRKLNVPVSEIAYEFQKTVVEYLIEKFSLAIKHYQVNSIVLAGGVSANKLLRQEFLKLHKNVITPDLKYCTDNAAMIAKAAQIYLKNN; the protein is encoded by the coding sequence ATGACAATTTTAGCAATAGAAACATCACACGATGATTCATCAATAGCAATTTTAGAAAATAACAAAATTTTAAAAAATATTATATTTAGTCAAATAGATATTCATGCTAAATATGGCGGAACAATTCCCGAAATCGCTTCAAGAGAGCATGTTAATAACATTGCTTTAATTTTGCAAGAAATTAAAAAAGTTATTAAATTAGATAAAATTGATTATATTGCATATACAAAAGAACCGGGATTAATTGGAGCACTACAAGTTGGTTATTTATTTGCAAGTGCTATTTCATTGGCGATAAATAAACCACTAATAGCAATCAATCATCTAGATGGTCATTTTTTTTCAGGAGCAATTGATAATGAAATTTTATATCCAGCATTAGGGCTATTAGTTTCAGGTGGTCATACACAAATTCTGTATGCTGAAAATGAAAATAATATTAAAATTATTGGTGAAACTTTAGATGATGCAGTAGGGGAAGCATACGATAAAGTTGCAAGAAAATTAAATTTAGGATTTCCCGGCGGCCCGCTAATAGATAAAGAATATTGAAATTACAGTGGCAAAAGAACTTCCATTAAACTAACAAAACCAAAAACCGAAGAGATTTATGATTTTTCATTAAGTGGTATTAAAACTCAAGTTATTAACATCATTAATAATTTTGAAAACAGAAAATTAAATGTTCCAGTTAGTGAAATTGCTTATGAATTTCAAAAGACAGTTGTTGAATATTTAATTGAAAAATTTTCTTTAGCAATTAAACATTATCAAGTAAATTCAATCGTTTTAGCAGGTGGAGTTTCTGCTAATAAATTATTAAGGCAAGAATTTTTAAAATTACATAAAAATGTTATTACTCCTGATTTAAAATATTGTACTGATAATGCAGCAATGATTGCTAAAGCAGCTCAAATTTATTTAAAAAATAACTAA
- the whiA gene encoding DNA-binding protein WhiA: MSFSHQIKLEVLKNKMKEKHFLSFLNGLILTNCKFIEEESFIIKINKSDISFLIKEKLQKYDIKFYRTTKNKNWIVILKKDFKIKYEIENPQFFFAGAFVGAGTISDINSIYYNLQITFFYEEIGEIIKDKLNSYQFNFKITKNKNKFLIYEKQVENIQDFLNAIGANENFQTFFNIKNMRDIQNNANRLANLDVHNQQRLVNAASRDIENYNFILENKLEHLFKKEELIFFQERVNEPFLNLNDIALLLSEKHNIKKTKSGLNHWSIKLNKIVKNLK; this comes from the coding sequence ATGTCATTTAGTCATCAAATAAAATTAGAAGTTCTAAAAAATAAAATGAAAGAAAAGCACTTTCTTTCCTTTTTAAATGGTCTTATTTTAACTAATTGTAAATTTATTGAAGAAGAGAGTTTTATAATAAAAATTAACAAAAGTGATATTTCTTTTTTAATTAAAGAGAAATTACAAAAATATGATATTAAATTTTATCGAACTACTAAAAATAAAAATTGAATTGTCATTTTAAAAAAAGATTTTAAAATTAAATATGAAATTGAAAATCCGCAATTTTTCTTTGCCGGAGCATTTGTAGGAGCTGGAACTATTTCTGATATTAATTCAATTTACTATAATTTGCAAATTACTTTTTTTTATGAAGAAATTGGAGAAATAATAAAAGATAAATTAAATAGTTATCAATTTAATTTTAAAATTACAAAAAATAAAAATAAATTTTTAATTTATGAAAAACAAGTGGAAAATATTCAAGATTTTTTAAATGCTATTGGTGCTAATGAAAATTTTCAAACTTTTTTTAATATAAAAAATATGAGAGATATTCAAAATAATGCTAATAGATTAGCTAATCTTGATGTTCATAATCAACAAAGATTAGTTAATGCCGCTTCTCGCGATATTGAAAATTATAATTTTATTTTAGAAAATAAATTAGAACATTTATTTAAAAAGGAAGAGTTAATTTTTTTTCAAGAAAGAGTTAATGAACCCTTTTTAAACTTAAATGATATTGCTTTATTATTAAGTGAAAAGCATAATATTAAAAAAACTAAAAGCGGTTTAAACCACTGATCAATTAAACTTAATAAAATTGTAAAAAATTTAAAATAA